A single region of the Thermoleophilum album genome encodes:
- a CDS encoding glycosyltransferase family 39 protein produces the protein MAVAAPRTSRGTAARIDNRVAIGLFVVAAVAVSWFLRTRALGASLWMDEGLSVGIASQPLDEIPTVLRQDGSPPLYYLLLGLWVRLIGNGPAETQALSVLIAVASIPIGLWAGWSLFGRRAGIYLAAMCAVNPFLTTYAQEVRMYSLMLTLSLATSAAFLNAFVLRRRAYLAPFAVLLAAMLYTHNWALFVSIGLVTALLWLLVESAPSERRALVRDAGMTFGAAGVLYLPWLPTLLFQVQHTGAPWLNPPRLGAPVQISKYLLGGGTATCALALAGGSGIAEVFRRGRDDPERRTLFATALVVVAMLASAWLVSQVSPAWTTRYLGASLGPLMLIFAAGLARAGKLGIVALCIVLAIWSLPRLYDLRNKSNAADLAQAAVSQLRPGDLVISLQPEQAPLLAYHLETLRGERGLRYATPLGPVANRFVMDWRDSQERLERATVAKNLEPLLASLPRRARVLLVHPITARRDDWDAPWTALVRRRAAQWGAALATDRRFRRLGTVPPFYRRATRIGVRAVLYEKTGA, from the coding sequence GTGGCAGTAGCGGCCCCGCGCACCAGTCGAGGCACAGCGGCGCGCATCGACAATCGCGTCGCGATCGGCTTGTTCGTCGTCGCTGCGGTCGCCGTTTCGTGGTTCTTGCGCACGCGCGCGCTCGGCGCATCGCTGTGGATGGACGAGGGTCTCTCTGTCGGCATCGCCTCGCAGCCGCTCGACGAGATCCCGACCGTGCTCCGCCAGGACGGTTCGCCGCCGCTCTACTACCTGCTGCTTGGCCTTTGGGTGCGGCTGATCGGCAACGGGCCGGCCGAGACGCAAGCGCTGTCGGTGCTGATCGCTGTTGCCTCGATCCCGATCGGGCTGTGGGCCGGCTGGAGCTTGTTCGGGCGACGCGCCGGCATCTACCTCGCTGCCATGTGCGCCGTCAACCCGTTCCTCACCACTTACGCGCAAGAGGTGCGGATGTACTCGCTGATGTTGACGCTGTCGCTGGCGACAAGCGCCGCCTTCCTCAACGCCTTCGTGCTGCGTCGCCGGGCCTACCTCGCGCCGTTCGCCGTACTGCTGGCGGCGATGCTCTACACCCACAACTGGGCGCTGTTCGTGTCGATCGGTCTGGTGACGGCGCTCCTGTGGCTGTTGGTCGAAAGCGCTCCCAGCGAGCGACGCGCGCTCGTGCGCGACGCCGGGATGACGTTCGGTGCGGCCGGCGTCCTCTACTTGCCGTGGCTTCCGACTTTGCTCTTCCAGGTCCAGCACACCGGCGCGCCGTGGCTGAACCCGCCCCGCCTAGGCGCCCCGGTGCAGATCTCGAAGTATCTGCTCGGCGGGGGTACCGCCACCTGCGCGCTGGCGCTCGCGGGCGGCAGCGGCATCGCCGAAGTCTTCCGGCGTGGCCGCGACGATCCCGAGCGCAGGACGCTCTTCGCCACCGCCCTCGTCGTCGTGGCGATGCTCGCTTCGGCGTGGCTCGTCTCGCAGGTCTCGCCGGCGTGGACGACGCGCTACTTGGGCGCATCGCTCGGTCCGCTGATGCTGATCTTCGCTGCCGGGCTCGCCCGCGCCGGCAAGCTCGGGATCGTGGCGCTGTGCATCGTGCTCGCGATCTGGTCGCTGCCGCGCCTCTACGACCTGCGGAACAAGAGCAACGCCGCCGACTTGGCGCAGGCGGCTGTGAGCCAGCTGCGACCGGGCGATCTTGTGATCTCGCTGCAACCCGAGCAGGCGCCGCTTCTCGCCTACCACCTCGAAACCTTGCGCGGTGAGCGCGGCCTGCGCTACGCGACGCCGCTCGGGCCCGTAGCGAACCGCTTCGTGATGGATTGGCGCGACTCGCAGGAACGGCTCGAGCGGGCGACTGTCGCCAAAAATCTTGAGCCCCTGCTTGCTAGCCTTCCGCGCCGCGCCCGGGTGCTTTTGGTGCACCCGATAACGGCGCGCCGCGACGACTGGGATGCGCCCTGGACGGCGCTCGTCCGACGCAGGGCCGCTCAATG
- a CDS encoding glycoside hydrolase family 2 protein, translated as MPVQSLDRDARPTAPRHAKAAATSLGPPARRSLRAAPIARGIALLAVLGAATIAALDPAASAASRSSAPGRDLYSVDARAAQTGAAPAPQPQPGEGEGDGSSGTPPTRCVPVPLPATQPQATPPLVVDVPTRGVPERNGPTGRLLLGGRWYFQLDEERTGEARGLPTQTTLDGWQAVTVPHVWNATDTVRNRSGWGWYRKEFRLPRTADATERPTLWRLRFLGVRERATVWLNGRKLGEHSGGYTPFELDARGLDPRATNRLVVRASTMRGPYDLSHSRFETNACRYGRGGWWNFGGIAREVEIRPVYGIDIERVSALPELRCPTCSATFRVRAVVRNATARALRVVIAASARDPRRRPAGSSSLALTIAPAGRAAVTLPLRIGRPVLWQPRRPALYRLLLSATGEEATRLRDQDRDSESTRSPSSTRPRYRASYVLYSGVRLIEVRPGGVLLLNGRPVRLVGASFHEDDPKLGAALGPRERRWIVDRLRDLGATITRSHYPPHPAILEALDRAGILYWAQPPVYQLTNGALNLRSVRVAAQRSVRQMVDAEINNPSVIAWSLGNEFALGDNRYAGTVGPGYELYLRATARLVRELDPTRLVTIDRAAPLDPTRVWHPAFDELDAIGVNEYFGWYSGRTEDLNTILGQFHLAYPDKPIFVTEFGAEATHDGPADTKGTFAFQTRFLLDHLAIHERRPWVAASIVWILRDFRVTPLWRGGNPNRPTPPWNNKGLIDETGTPKPAYWELRKRFRATAPFR; from the coding sequence GTGCCTGTGCAGTCGCTCGACAGAGACGCTCGTCCCACGGCGCCGCGCCACGCGAAAGCAGCGGCGACAAGCCTCGGCCCGCCCGCGCGCCGCTCGCTGCGGGCTGCGCCGATCGCGCGGGGAATCGCGCTGCTTGCGGTCCTAGGCGCAGCCACCATCGCTGCCCTCGACCCCGCCGCTAGCGCAGCGTCGCGATCGAGCGCGCCGGGCCGCGACCTCTACTCGGTCGACGCGCGCGCCGCGCAGACGGGGGCCGCGCCGGCGCCGCAGCCGCAGCCGGGCGAAGGCGAGGGCGACGGCTCGTCCGGCACACCGCCCACGCGCTGCGTCCCGGTCCCGCTCCCGGCGACGCAGCCGCAGGCCACGCCGCCGCTCGTCGTCGACGTGCCGACGCGCGGCGTGCCGGAGCGCAACGGGCCGACCGGGCGGCTCTTGCTCGGCGGCCGCTGGTACTTCCAGCTCGACGAGGAGCGCACCGGCGAAGCGCGCGGCCTGCCGACCCAGACCACGCTCGACGGCTGGCAAGCCGTGACCGTGCCGCACGTCTGGAACGCCACCGACACCGTCCGCAATCGCAGCGGCTGGGGCTGGTACCGGAAGGAGTTTCGCCTTCCCCGCACGGCCGATGCCACCGAGCGTCCGACGCTCTGGCGACTGCGCTTCCTCGGCGTGCGCGAACGCGCCACCGTGTGGCTCAACGGTCGCAAGCTCGGCGAGCACAGCGGCGGATACACACCGTTCGAGCTCGATGCGCGGGGACTCGATCCGCGCGCCACCAACCGGTTGGTGGTGCGCGCGTCGACGATGCGCGGCCCCTACGACCTCTCGCACAGCCGTTTCGAGACGAACGCGTGTCGCTACGGGCGCGGCGGCTGGTGGAACTTCGGCGGGATAGCCCGCGAGGTCGAGATCCGCCCTGTCTACGGGATCGATATCGAGCGCGTCAGCGCCCTGCCGGAGCTGCGCTGCCCGACGTGCAGCGCCACCTTCCGCGTGCGTGCCGTCGTCCGCAATGCGACCGCTCGCGCCCTGCGCGTCGTCATCGCCGCGAGCGCTCGCGATCCGCGCCGCCGTCCGGCCGGGAGCAGCTCGCTCGCGCTCACCATCGCGCCTGCCGGGCGCGCTGCGGTGACGCTGCCGCTTCGCATCGGACGTCCCGTGCTCTGGCAGCCACGGCGACCGGCGCTCTACCGGCTCCTTCTCAGCGCCACCGGCGAGGAGGCCACACGGCTCCGGGACCAGGACCGCGACAGCGAGTCGACGCGCAGCCCAAGTTCTACGCGCCCGCGCTACCGCGCCAGTTACGTGCTCTACAGCGGTGTGCGCCTGATCGAGGTCCGCCCCGGCGGCGTGCTGCTCTTGAACGGCCGGCCGGTGCGGCTCGTTGGGGCCAGCTTCCACGAGGACGACCCCAAGCTCGGCGCGGCTCTCGGTCCCCGCGAGCGCCGCTGGATCGTCGACCGCTTGCGCGATCTCGGGGCGACGATCACGCGCTCGCACTATCCCCCCCACCCGGCGATCCTCGAGGCGCTCGATCGCGCCGGCATCCTCTACTGGGCGCAGCCGCCCGTCTACCAGCTCACCAACGGCGCTCTCAACTTGCGCTCGGTTCGTGTCGCCGCACAGCGCAGCGTGCGGCAGATGGTCGACGCCGAGATCAACAACCCGTCGGTCATCGCCTGGTCGCTCGGCAACGAGTTCGCTCTCGGCGACAACCGTTACGCCGGCACCGTCGGTCCGGGTTACGAGCTTTACCTGCGCGCAACCGCGCGGCTTGTGCGCGAGCTCGACCCCACACGACTCGTGACGATCGACCGCGCCGCGCCGCTCGACCCAACACGGGTCTGGCACCCGGCGTTCGACGAGCTGGACGCGATCGGCGTCAACGAGTACTTCGGCTGGTACAGCGGCCGCACCGAGGACCTCAACACGATCCTCGGGCAGTTCCACCTGGCGTATCCCGACAAACCGATCTTCGTGACCGAGTTCGGTGCCGAGGCGACGCATGACGGGCCGGCCGACACGAAAGGCACGTTCGCCTTCCAGACCCGCTTCCTGCTCGACCACCTGGCGATCCACGAGCGTCGCCCGTGGGTGGCGGCGTCGATCGTGTGGATCTTGCGCGACTTCCGCGTCACCCCGCTGTGGCGCGGGGGAAACCCGAACCGCCCGACCCCGCCGTGGAACAACAAGGGCCTGATCGACGAAACCGGTACGCCGAAACCTGCCTACTGGGAGCTGCGCAAGCGCTTCCGCGCCACCGCGCCGTTCCGCTGA
- a CDS encoding lysylphosphatidylglycerol synthase transmembrane domain-containing protein, whose amino-acid sequence MNRRFAFLQIAISVTALAAVVWWASRQEAPQFPHSAGALAWLVAALAIYAVATLLRAERWQRIIAVSGLEARRRDVVGLTLVGYMGNNVLPARAGEMLRVVLLSRRSAAGKRQLLGTVVCERVLDALALGVILVVVAYGLLHGARLPSERPLVVAGAGIVLVALAIAALQLVRRHPALGRVREVVRPLAQAPRALVGPQGITPFFASLAIWALEASVYFAVAEAVGLGIDPIDSLYIVAITNLFAMLPAAPGYVGTFDAAVLFGVKAVGGTAGLALSYLVLLRFVLFVPITLVGLVVLVARYGGWAALRAALRVEASKA is encoded by the coding sequence ATGAACAGACGCTTCGCGTTCCTGCAAATAGCAATCTCGGTCACGGCCCTCGCCGCCGTCGTGTGGTGGGCGTCGCGCCAGGAGGCACCCCAGTTCCCGCACTCGGCCGGGGCGCTCGCGTGGCTCGTCGCGGCGCTTGCGATCTACGCCGTCGCGACGCTCTTGCGCGCCGAGCGCTGGCAGCGGATCATCGCCGTGAGCGGCCTCGAGGCGCGGCGGCGCGATGTCGTCGGCCTGACGCTCGTCGGCTACATGGGCAACAACGTGCTCCCGGCGCGCGCCGGCGAGATGTTGCGGGTGGTGCTTTTGTCGCGGCGCTCGGCGGCGGGAAAGAGGCAGCTGCTCGGAACGGTGGTGTGCGAGCGCGTCCTCGACGCGCTGGCGCTCGGGGTGATCCTGGTCGTCGTCGCGTACGGGCTGCTGCACGGCGCGCGCCTGCCGAGCGAGCGGCCGCTGGTAGTCGCAGGCGCCGGGATCGTCCTGGTCGCGCTGGCGATCGCAGCGCTGCAGCTCGTGCGCCGGCACCCGGCGCTCGGGCGCGTCCGCGAGGTCGTGCGGCCGCTGGCGCAAGCGCCCCGCGCCCTGGTGGGACCGCAGGGGATCACGCCCTTTTTCGCCTCGCTCGCTATCTGGGCGCTCGAGGCCAGCGTGTACTTCGCCGTAGCGGAAGCTGTGGGGCTCGGCATCGATCCCATCGATTCGCTGTACATCGTCGCGATCACCAACCTGTTCGCGATGCTCCCCGCCGCTCCCGGCTACGTCGGTACCTTCGACGCGGCGGTCTTATTCGGCGTAAAAGCCGTCGGCGGCACTGCCGGGCTCGCGCTGTCGTACCTGGTGCTCTTGCGGTTCGTGCTGTTCGTGCCGATCACGCTCGTCGGGCTCGTTGTGCTGGTGGCGCGCTACGGCGGCTGGGCGGCGCTGCGCGCCGCCCTGCGGGTCGAGGCGTCGAAGGCTTGA